A window from Neobacillus sp. PS3-40 encodes these proteins:
- a CDS encoding iron-containing alcohol dehydrogenase, translated as MQDFVFHNSTKLLFGKDKEQLVGQESVVYGKKLLLHYGGGSIKSSGLYDRVVQSLLEEGIELFELGGVKPNPRVSLVREGIELCKDKNIDLILAVGGGSVIDSAKAIAAGAKYDGDVWDFYDGNAEVMDSLPIGVVLTIPAAGSESSEGSVITNEDGWFKRATGHTSLRPRFAILNPVLTYTLPTYQTACGITDMIAHILERYFTNEKNVELTDRLCEAALKTIINNAHTALENPTNYDARAEIMWSGTIAHNDLLGTGRIGDWGSHDIEHELSGIYDIAHGAGLAIVFPAWMRYVYKHDVNRFVQFANRVWDVEIDLNNLEKTALAGIKKTEQFFNSIGMPVTLKEANIGQEHFEQMAKKGTERGPLGNFVKLYKDDVVQILNLAK; from the coding sequence ATGCAGGATTTCGTTTTTCACAATAGCACCAAGTTACTTTTTGGTAAAGATAAAGAGCAATTAGTAGGACAAGAGTCTGTTGTTTATGGCAAAAAACTTCTTTTGCATTATGGGGGAGGAAGCATCAAAAGTAGTGGTTTATATGACAGAGTAGTTCAGTCATTACTTGAGGAAGGGATTGAGCTTTTTGAGTTGGGTGGAGTAAAGCCCAATCCAAGAGTTAGCCTTGTTCGTGAAGGAATTGAACTTTGTAAGGACAAGAACATCGACCTTATTCTTGCAGTTGGAGGAGGAAGTGTGATTGATTCAGCAAAGGCAATTGCAGCCGGTGCCAAATATGATGGTGATGTATGGGATTTCTATGATGGAAACGCTGAAGTAATGGACAGTTTACCGATTGGCGTTGTGTTGACCATACCTGCTGCAGGTAGCGAATCTAGTGAAGGATCGGTTATCACAAATGAGGATGGGTGGTTTAAGAGAGCGACAGGTCATACTTCATTGCGACCAAGATTTGCTATCTTGAATCCAGTTCTTACCTATACATTACCTACATATCAAACAGCTTGTGGCATTACGGATATGATTGCACATATTTTAGAAAGATATTTTACAAACGAAAAGAACGTCGAATTAACGGATCGATTATGTGAAGCGGCATTAAAAACAATTATCAATAATGCGCATACCGCACTTGAAAATCCAACTAATTATGATGCACGTGCAGAGATTATGTGGTCAGGAACGATCGCCCACAATGACTTGTTAGGAACGGGAAGAATTGGCGATTGGGGAAGCCACGATATTGAACATGAGCTAAGCGGCATTTATGATATTGCACATGGTGCCGGATTAGCGATTGTATTCCCAGCATGGATGAGGTACGTTTACAAACATGATGTAAATAGATTTGTTCAATTTGCAAATAGAGTTTGGGATGTAGAAATTGATTTAAACAACTTAGAAAAGACAGCATTAGCTGGTATCAAGAAAACAGAACAATTCTTTAACTCTATAGGGATGCCAGTTACATTGAAGGAAGCCAACATTGGTCAAGAGCACTTTGAACAAATGGCTAAAAAAGGAACTGAACGAGGACCATTGGGTAATTTTGTTAAGTTATATAAAGATGATGTCGTTCAAATTTTAAATTTAGCTAAATAA
- a CDS encoding FAD-dependent oxidoreductase → MENRVRLRVGIIGSGIAGSSAAYFLHKALGNNVEIIVFEKESRIGGRIRSIKIGEEELEAGGSIIHSENQYLTTIVNELGLEKNNHVYDDIGMWDGDSFTFRTGKKKWQTLLKVLMRYGTNPVKIQPLVKDMIKKLSQIYILQEKGESFADPEALFKKLGLYSLSQVTSYDYFHDKNISDRFIHEFMNGISRLNYGQDASMHSLVNHVSLAGASFGGYLFAIKGGNAQICEAMLQRSSAKVLKNKRVTTIQKEKSTNHAKTRFMITTEDGTKAEFDRLVMATPLEKAAIKFVHMELKEENKVSRPYQVTNVTHVLGKLSPTYFGLMEVEQIPSNILTRENSKIPFSSIELCKRNKKSGQLIYRIFSRQKLSEDLLNELFLERSETKTLVWDAYPVLTPTAKWPSFVLETGIYYINAMESAISTLETEVIGSKNVVNMLLKDI, encoded by the coding sequence TTGGAAAATAGAGTAAGATTACGAGTTGGTATCATTGGGTCAGGTATAGCCGGATCCTCAGCTGCTTATTTTTTGCATAAAGCATTGGGGAATAATGTGGAGATTATCGTGTTTGAGAAGGAATCTAGGATAGGGGGGCGTATTCGAAGCATAAAAATAGGGGAAGAAGAGTTGGAAGCTGGTGGTAGTATTATTCATTCGGAGAATCAATATCTCACGACTATTGTGAATGAGCTTGGACTAGAGAAAAATAATCATGTCTATGATGATATTGGAATGTGGGATGGAGATTCCTTCACCTTTAGAACGGGGAAAAAGAAATGGCAAACCCTTTTAAAAGTGTTGATGAGATACGGGACTAACCCTGTTAAAATACAACCGTTAGTAAAGGATATGATTAAAAAGTTATCGCAAATCTATATCCTTCAAGAAAAGGGAGAATCCTTCGCTGATCCCGAAGCATTATTTAAGAAGCTAGGGCTTTATTCATTATCTCAGGTTACAAGCTATGATTATTTTCATGATAAAAATATTTCTGATAGATTTATCCATGAGTTTATGAACGGAATTTCGAGGCTTAATTATGGACAGGATGCAAGCATGCACAGTTTAGTCAATCATGTTTCGTTGGCAGGGGCATCATTTGGCGGATATTTATTTGCAATTAAAGGTGGCAATGCTCAAATATGTGAAGCTATGCTACAAAGGTCTTCTGCGAAAGTACTGAAAAACAAACGAGTTACTACTATCCAAAAAGAAAAATCTACTAATCATGCTAAGACTAGATTTATGATTACAACTGAAGATGGCACAAAAGCAGAATTTGACCGGCTTGTAATGGCTACACCATTAGAGAAGGCAGCTATCAAATTTGTACATATGGAGCTCAAAGAAGAAAATAAGGTATCCCGTCCTTACCAAGTTACCAACGTTACTCATGTTTTAGGGAAACTAAGTCCAACCTATTTTGGACTAATGGAAGTAGAACAAATTCCATCCAATATTCTTACCAGAGAGAATTCAAAAATTCCTTTTTCATCTATTGAACTTTGTAAAAGGAATAAGAAATCAGGTCAGTTAATTTACCGAATTTTTTCTAGACAAAAGCTATCAGAGGATTTATTAAATGAACTTTTTCTGGAAAGATCTGAAACGAAAACGTTAGTATGGGACGCATACCCCGTTCTAACTCCTACAGCAAAATGGCCATCCTTTGTTTTAGAAACTGGAATCTATTATATTAATGCAATGGAATCTGCCATTTCCACACTGGAAACAGAGGTGATTGGGAGTAAAAACGTGGTGAATATGCTATTGAAGGATATATAA
- a CDS encoding aldo/keto reductase: MSKSIPVITLNDGVTLPVIGLGTYKLKGNKGASSIQSAIDVGYRLLDSAYNYENEGTVGEAVRRSSVPREELRITSKLPGRYQAYDEAVTTIHESLYRAKLEYYDLYLIHWPNPKQDKYVEAWQALIDAKKWGLIRSIGVCNFLPEHIERLEKETGVKPSVNQIELNPFFNQEQQRNWHDENNIKTESWSPLARANEVFQNEILQTIANHHNKSISQVILRWHFQLGAISIPKSSSPARQLENISIFDFSLDDTEMGIISGLTRQDGRIKNQNPATYEEF; this comes from the coding sequence ATGAGCAAATCAATTCCAGTGATCACACTTAATGATGGGGTTACTTTGCCGGTTATCGGTTTGGGTACATATAAACTTAAGGGTAATAAAGGTGCATCTTCTATACAAAGTGCAATTGATGTAGGCTATCGACTCCTTGATTCTGCTTATAATTATGAAAACGAAGGAACGGTTGGTGAAGCAGTTAGACGTAGTTCTGTTCCAAGAGAAGAATTAAGAATTACATCTAAATTACCAGGTCGTTATCAAGCGTATGATGAGGCGGTTACTACCATTCATGAATCCTTATATCGGGCAAAATTAGAGTATTATGATTTATATCTTATTCATTGGCCCAACCCTAAACAGGATAAATATGTGGAAGCGTGGCAAGCATTAATTGACGCTAAAAAATGGGGACTTATTCGTTCTATTGGTGTTTGTAATTTCTTACCTGAACATATTGAACGTTTGGAAAAGGAAACTGGCGTTAAGCCAAGTGTAAACCAAATAGAACTGAATCCATTTTTCAATCAAGAGCAACAAAGAAACTGGCATGATGAGAATAACATCAAGACAGAATCGTGGAGCCCATTAGCTAGAGCAAATGAAGTTTTTCAAAATGAAATTCTTCAAACGATTGCTAACCATCATAACAAGTCTATTTCACAAGTTATTTTACGCTGGCATTTTCAACTCGGGGCAATTTCAATTCCTAAATCCTCATCTCCCGCCAGACAACTTGAAAATATATCAATTTTTGACTTTTCTCTTGATGATACAGAAATGGGTATTATATCAGGATTAACGCGCCAAGACGGTAGAATTAAGAATCAAAATCCTGCAACTTATGAAGAATTTTAA